From the Nodularia sp. NIES-3585 genome, one window contains:
- the speB gene encoding agmatinase SpeB, with the protein MTIQQPDYNPSGVGEINGNIFGLPCDYESANLIVIAVPWEVTVSYGAGTAKAPQQILDASIQLDLFDFDHPDGWKQGIFMMEIPEDILEKNQYYRTLAAKIIERLAQGEPLTATPDLTPVLTEINQAGEQVNKWLFAQCQAAMNQGKRVAVIGGDHSVPLGYFQALAAKYPNYGILHIDAHADLRDAYEGFEFSHASIMFNGLKIPQISKLVQVGVRDISHDEVKMIDQSDSRIIGYYDPVIKQKLYAGSIWIDLCREIISHLPEYVYISFDVDGLDPKLCPSTGTPVPGGLELEQTFCLFRELVKSNHKIIGFDVCEVGDAEWDGNVGARIVYKLANLMDLSLSPLNGI; encoded by the coding sequence ATGACTATTCAACAACCAGACTACAATCCCAGTGGCGTAGGTGAAATCAATGGCAACATCTTCGGTTTACCATGCGATTATGAGTCTGCCAACTTGATTGTCATTGCTGTACCGTGGGAAGTAACAGTATCCTATGGTGCTGGTACAGCCAAAGCACCACAGCAGATTCTCGATGCTTCGATTCAACTCGATTTATTCGATTTCGATCATCCTGATGGCTGGAAACAAGGAATTTTCATGATGGAAATTCCCGAAGATATTTTAGAAAAGAATCAATATTATCGCACCTTGGCAGCAAAAATTATTGAAAGACTAGCACAAGGTGAACCACTGACAGCTACACCCGATTTAACCCCTGTGCTGACGGAAATTAATCAAGCTGGTGAACAGGTAAATAAATGGTTATTTGCCCAGTGTCAAGCAGCAATGAATCAGGGAAAACGTGTTGCAGTTATAGGTGGTGATCACAGTGTACCATTAGGTTATTTCCAAGCATTAGCCGCTAAATATCCCAATTACGGCATTTTACATATTGATGCCCACGCAGATTTACGCGATGCCTATGAGGGGTTTGAGTTTTCCCATGCTTCCATTATGTTTAATGGGCTAAAAATTCCGCAGATATCCAAGTTAGTCCAGGTAGGCGTGCGTGATATTTCTCATGATGAAGTGAAAATGATTGACCAATCAGATAGTCGCATCATCGGTTATTACGACCCAGTGATTAAACAAAAGCTTTACGCTGGGAGCATCTGGATTGATTTATGCCGAGAAATTATCAGTCATTTACCAGAGTACGTTTATATTAGCTTTGATGTGGATGGACTTGACCCGAAACTTTGCCCCAGTACGGGTACTCCTGTTCCTGGGGGGTTAGAATTAGAGCAAACTTTTTGTTTATTCCGGGAACTAGTAAAAAGCAATCATAAAATTATCGGTTTTGATG